In the Platichthys flesus chromosome 14, fPlaFle2.1, whole genome shotgun sequence genome, TGGCTCCCAGACGGCTGAACACCGAGGACATTTTAATCCGGTGCCGGACGGAGAAATCAATGCCGCGCTGTTTGACTCTTTTCAAAAAGGTGCAGAACATGTCGCAGTCGATCGAGGTGTTGAACCTGCGCACGCAGAGGGACTTCCAGTACATCATGAGGATGGAGAGCCAGATCAAGGGGCTGCGGTCAAAGTTCCGGCAGATCGAGTCGGACAGGAAGACGCTCGTCAACAGAAACTTTCAGgtacattctttttttattttcgtGTTGAGAAGCTTGTGAGAAATATCACGGGGGAAAAACATCCCTCCTGAAGATGCCTGAGAAACTTCTGAACCTGTCAACTTTCACTCTGGATAAGATCAATACAGGTCCACCACAGATCAGCCAAGGACATGCTTGTCTGTGGAGCTGGACAGGCTGTGAAGACAGAATCCATCACACTTACTGAAGACTGTGCATCCGTGAGACTAACTGGTCCATGCAGCCAGTCGGTTTGTTTAAccctcaggaagcagaggaatcTGTCTGGgtttaggtttttatttgttctgatTGTCTCATTAGCTtcaccgaggaggaggagaaggtttcCATCTTGTTTATTCAATTGTTAGCATCATTAGAGAAAAACTGCTGTGAGGATTACCAGGAAGCTTAGTGGACGGGTGTgctatgggtcagggaagaacccattcaatttggtGTGGATATAAGGGTGTACATCTTGGAacagatccaaattaaaatcgTCATCTAGTGAATGTGATtgtggtttcatcaggggactatttatgtttatttctttgtttttcttgttgttgatGAATAACAAAATGCAATACACAGTGGTGACCCAGCAGCATAGTTGAAATGGGTTGGAAAGAATAAGAGTTAATTAGGTTTATTCCTCAACAACACCATGTTTACAGTGAGGTTTTCTCTCAAATAGATTGATCTGTCATGATAATCACAAACTAGGAAGATTCTGATtgtgtattatttttaaataaattgctAAATTGATGGTGATGGACAATTTCAGTAATTCCAAGATGGTGAAGGTAATTTCCACTGTGAACAATTGTGGAAATATTTTCAAAGAGGAGCGATGACTTCCACATGAATTTACATTGTATAATTGACATTGCCCTTACACAACAACAATAGGAGTAATTACAGTAATAATTGTAGCTATAATCATCAGTGAAAATGGTTTGGTTTTCAACAGCAGCAAAAGAACCAGTAATAAGGTTTTAATATGCACATTTGCTGCTGTCAATGTTATggtgttatttttatttgttttacaataaCGTGAAAGAAAATCCATATAATTCCTTTTCCACCTTAAGTCtggtaaaaacaataataatccgTCAGCAAGGTGTGGACAAAAAGTCGTCATTTGTGCAAAATCAATTGAAATTGTTTATTGACTCGCTGCCATAAGAagatttctgtatttttggTATTGATCTGAGTCTAAGACACTTTTCTCACTCAAGTGAAAACCGCTGCCAGTCGGGAGGAGACAACACTTTCCTCCTCAGTTGAAGACGCTGGTTCAATTACAGTAaaacctcctgctgcattcaaaacaaacacttcTTCTTCCAGACAGAACTTTGTTCAGACAGGTATCTATTTTTCACTTTGCTGTTATTTTGTCTAGGAGCTGAAGGGGAAGATGGAGGCCCTGCAGCCGCTGATCCCTGTTCTGGAGCAATACAAGACAGACACGAAGCTCATCTCCCTGTTCAAAGAGGAGATCAGGAACCTGTCGGCTGTGTTGATGGGAATCCAGGAGGAGATGGGAGCCTACGACTACGATGAGCTGCAGAAGAGGGTCCTGAACCTGGAGAACCGGCTTCGTAACTGTATGAACAAACTCAGTAAGTCTGGAGAAATCATAACTGTCATATAGGAGGTTCTGTGTCTCAGTGGACAACTTACCGTTAAGTATGGTGTACCACATGGGTCTGCCCTGGGACcaagttattttctttatacatgCTCCTGATTGGATACTCTCTCAATTGTTAGGCTGATGATATGCTGATGTACTTGCCTGTAAGACCCACAGAAGCTGGAATGCTGAGCTCACCTCATGTCTTTCCTAATGATGTTAAAAACTGGATGTTAAACTAGAAATCCCCTAGAGCGAATCAAATCCTGCCATCTATTGGTGCCCTGGGGGAACATATCAGTCCTGTCACCATCAATCTTAGATATATTTCAACAACttctattttaacttttaaagacACAGTGACTTTCCTGCCTGCTTCCACGTCATTGCATCAGCACTCAGCTGCCGTGATCCCCTTACTCCTGTTAAAGCCTCTTTAAACCGGCTCCCAACATCTCATATAATTGATTGTAAGATCTCAATGATCAGTTTTAAGATTCTTACTTTAGAGTACATTGGACCTTTCAGTCTCTTACCTTCCGATCCTGAGGCAGAGGTCTCTTATCTGTTCCAGACACTGAGTTCAAAACTAAAGGGGACCGAGTTTTTGCAGTCAGGGCCGAGGCTCTGGAACAATCTAACCGAGGAAATGAAGTCAGCTGACTCACTAGATTCTTTAAAGGCCCTTTTATCAGATAGTCTCTTGATTTTACTTGAtgttacatttccttttcactttctttttttgaataTGAATTAATGAACTAATTTGAATaactcttttcttttaaatctgatAATTTTTGAGTTATATGTGTTATTGTTGTCTTATGCAGCCCTTTGGAAAGTGCATTTTAGAAAGCGCCATATAAattcttattattgttatgaCCGGGCACCTAAAAGCTGCGGTTTTCTTTGCTCCAGCCATCGACAGTGAACTCAGCTAATTAGATCAGTTCTGCCCCCGGAGCAGCTTTGCCTCTGATGACGGTTTGTGTAACTGCAGCTCCAACCTGCCAGCTGCCGGGGTATCAACATGGATGGGACCTGTCAAAGTGTCTGCGCATGTAGCTAACGTGAATGCTAATGGAAAGTGGCTGGAAATCTTCCTGAGTTCTAAATGATTATGTAAACAAAGCTGTTAAATACTTGCACTTATCTCTCAAGTTCCAATCTACTGTCATCTGGAACAATTAGATGATGATATTAAACCATGTGAGATAAATGTGTTAAACCAGCTTTGACTCACGAGAAGCTAATTTACAGGTCGTTGTGTTTTGGCAGattttcttctcatcctctgtATTTCATTCATGCAGAGATGCTTTCACACagaaccccccaaaaaaacctttaacttttatttctctGGTTTTGTGAAATCGACCACTGACAGATTAAATCACTCCGGTGCTTTTGATATTTATTCCAGAAGCCACATCACAACATTGGCTGCAGTTGCATCATGTGGGGAGGGAGAAGTTTGAGCTGTGTGTGACCTGAAagctgtgtgatgtgttcaCAGCATGCGGGAAGCTAATGAAGATCACCGGGCCGCTGACGGTGAAAACATCGGGGACCAGATTCGGAGCCTGGATGACCGACCCGCAGGCGTCTCCCAAAAACAACCGGGTGAGACCCTGATGGGCTTTTCTTTATCTTACAGTCGTGTTTACTGACGCACGTAGAACAGCTTCCCTCCTGTAGCTTAGAGAGGGaagacatgttgttttttgctTGGAGCCCAATGTGAAATAACCAATCAATAACACTGAAAACCAAAGCTACTGCACTTTGTGCTACTTGGCGCAGCGTCTCGATCATAGCTGATATATCCTCCAGCAGCGAGACACATTAATACTGAGCCTTTTAACGGTGACGCGTCTTTAAAAGTGTTTACTTATTTAAAAACCAAGTTGACAGTTAACTGCTTTTGTAAAAAATTGAACATGCAAATAGGAGGCACAGAAATGAGGAGGGCGTCACCCTGGGGAAGAAGTCTTGGGGTTTTAATCACGGTGCATTCAAATAATCTGTGTAAAAAGCAGTTTCCTGTATAATCTCAAGCTGCAGAGGTCGAGAGCCATTTTCACAAGGAGCCAGTTGCTCTTCAGGTTGaaagaaaaaagcttttattttcttttcgtGCAGTAAAAGCTTTTCACATGTCTGTTCTAAATTTTCTTTGaactttttctgtttgtatcacgcagtgtttcagtgttttgaaaacaaaaccagcAACAATCTTCTTCCGTTATCTGATAAAGAACTTGTTCATAGCAACTGCAGCACCTAAAAGGAATAGCtatcaattacatttaaaatatgaatctaaGGTTTGTGCTGTAATAACTTCAATATATCTTTAGTATGGAGTTGGTATCAATGTCTAGTGATGAATAAAATACTCAGAGAGAGCGGAGAAGTAGTTCATGTTTAATAATCTCTGCGTGACTGAAGTGTTGCATTTATATTCATAGAGAACTATTTAACACAGTATGAATTATTTGTGTCTTAAAAGAATATTTTTAACTCCAATTATCACCACGGTGTCTGGTCCTGATGTTCTGAGCTGTAATAATGTAGTGAAAGAACACCGTGGGGAGTCATGAGGGGAACAGAAGAATCTTTGGGTGATTAAAATACAACTTTAATCATCATTAGGaattctgtaaaataattagattccttttgtttttttttaaatggaagcATAGATGAGAATATCTATCGTCTAGTCTTCCTAATATGCCTGGATTTTTGAAAATCAAGTgaattgttttctattttccttGGCCCGTGTCCACCtaacaagttttgtttttgtggtttttgtgtaaactTGAAGACAAAGAAACTCACAAACACTTGTATCTCAAATACTTGAATCATTGTTTATCCTACTTGCTGCATTTTGATATTATGAATTCAAAAATAATCCTCTTATTTCCACGGGGAGTTAAATAGCCTTTCTTTAGTTGCAGTGATCTTTTCTACATCATTATCTAGTTATCTTCCAAGAAATgttcactttttaaatattgttattcatattatatttcATAAATTGGTCGGCTGCTGCTCCTGTTTTCTGCCATCtgcttttaatttttctttcatatttgtttttccgGCACATATCAtatatttatcatgtttttattaactaACTGAAAGATTAAAGATACAGTCTCTTGGAGTTTGACCTCGGACCAACCACCTGTTGTTTCCTGTAACAGAAACTCACAGGATCATTCTCTGTGTTCATTGGTCCACAGGTCTGGTACATGGACAGCTACACCAACAACAAGATCGTCAAAGAGTTTAAGTCCCTCGACGATTTCGTGGCGGGAGTCGAGTCGAGAACATACAACCTTCCTTTCAAATGGGCCGGGACCAACCACGTGGTGTACAACGGCTCGCTGTACTACAACAAGATGCAGAGCAACATCGTGGTGCGCTACAGCTTCGAGACGGGCCGCGTGGTCACGCAGAGGGCCCTGGAGTCGGCGGGCTTCCACAACGTGTACCCCTACACGTGGGGGGGCTTCTCCGACATCGACCTCATGGCGGACGAGCTGGGCCTGTGGGCCGTGTACGCCACCAACCAGAACGCCGGGAACATCGTGGTCAGCCAGCTGAACCCCGACACGCTGCAGATCCTCAACACGTGGAACACGGAGTACTCCAAGAGGAACGCCGGCGAGTCCTTCATGATCTGCGGGACGCTCTACATCACTAACTCCCACCTCACGGGCGCCAAGGTGTACTACGCCTACTCCACCAAGACGTCCACGTACGAGTACACAGACATCCCCTTTCACAACCAGTACTTCCACATGTCCATGCTGGACTACAACGCCCGGGACCGCACCCTGTACGGCTGGAACAACGGCCACCAGGTCCTGTTCAATGTCACACTTTTCCACATCATTAAAACGGAGGACGACTCTTAAgcggaggaaacacacacacgtgaaggAAGCGAGTGAATTGAAGGtctcacctgaatgttctgatgaatttgatttatttgctaagttattttatttctctgattTAGTTTGGGGGAAGTTAACTTAGCGTCGTCGATCTGCTTCTCTGTGTTCACACCGTGAGGTTGAAAATATTCTCCAACTAATTTGTCATTTTGCACTTAGTGGAACATTCTGCAGGAGATATATTTGGACTCAATAATTGCCCTTTTACTTTGCAAAGTTTTAGAATGACTGAACCGCCGATGATTTCTACCGTTTCCCTTTTGTCTATGAAGTGAAAGCTTTTCCATGAAGTGAAGCCGTCGTATTTTTAATGGTTCTCTCATCCAGGattcacattttttattcatcccccacttaatttattcatgtttttcaaTCGTGTTCACTAattgttcattttgtttccaTTCTTCCCTTTTTCGCCATTTGttcctcatcatcattatctGCCAGTTTATTCCAGCCTTTCACCGCCACCATTTAGCTTTCAATGCCTCGTTCCACTTTTCCTCTCAGAGGATTTTTTTGCACTTGACCTTTTACAAGACAACGAGGAACACGCTAAACCGTAATGAACCTGTGTAGTTATTGtactttgctgtttttctttttgctgtgtgtgtgttcacaaagATTTCTCATTCATGCAGGTCAGAGGACATCTGCGAGTACTACATGTAAAGTACATGCGGAGAACCTGGGCTGCCTTTAATTAGTACTTTGagatgttgttttgtatttccaGCGACGGTTTGTATGCCTTACTCAGTGCAGTACCTTCTTTAAGCCCAAGGATAACAGCTCTTGTGCATGAATGTTGGCTATCCCGATAGCATTTGTACTGTAACTGTATAtctgtgtatttttgtatttgcacaacatccccctctcctcccctccagcTACGACAGAGATCCATTTATAAAGCCAGCAGTAGAGGAACTCACTGGACATTTGTTGGTGTAACTGAGAAGTTATACGtaactttaaaaacaattaaataaaagcattgttttcattaaagtggcactctgtgtgtatttgtgttctcGGGACGGCACGTTCACTCGCtcgagaggaaagaaaggaaaacgtGAAATGTGTCGAAAGTGAGTTCATGTTGTGTTGCATCATTTCATTTGACTTTAAACCGGCGTGAGCCCATTAAAACTTCTGAgccacaaagagagagagttacTCCTTTGTCCTCTGAAACCTGAACCTGATACGTGACTGACATCTATTTCTTTTACTTATCGTTTTTTGGGAAGCACATTGTAACCTTGATCAGATAAGTGccacacaaataaagttattacaaTTATAAAGTTATTCTTCTGTTGTCGTTTCCTGAGGCTTTTTaggacgtgtgtgtttgttcctgtgCTTTGTTTCCTGGTGACTCTCTGTGAGGGAGAGCCAGcgtccacacacactttgtaCCGGAGGACTCATGGAAGCTTCGTGCTCTGGTTTGTGCGTCGGcttttgattattgattgtaaCTTTCAGCTGCACTGTATTGATTGGACCTGTGATGCACTTCTGTTCTGTACAGTGAGCCCATGGAAATACTGTGTTCTGATGTTCTTTAGTGAAAAGGACTCAACAAATCATTTGTAATCGTGAACGAAGCCTGATTTGTAAATTTGTGACCATGTGATCAGATGAAGTTTTACTTAATATATCAAAGTGAATTTTACTTATTAATAACTGGTGGgtattaaagaaataaaatctttTATAAACTGAGACTTTCGTTGGGCGATGTTAAAAAGAATTAACTGAATATCGTTAACAACATTTATGGATtctaaataataacaaacaaaatgatgaGTTGagattactgtgtgtgtttggccctGAGCTCTTTTTCAGCCATCAACTGCTCCATGCCAAGAGGTAACTCACAGTGTTGGAACAATCATTTctttactacacacacacacacacacacacacacacacacacgctgctggCATCCAACTGACAGACTCCATGTTGAAGCTCACCTCCGGGTCAGATCGATGCAGATCAGCCAGACAGGAAGCGTCTGAAAGGTCAGAGACGCAGCCGCAGCAGCTCCATGCCTGTAGGAAACACAGTGTGGATCTCCACAGATATTGATCCCTGAGGAGCGGCCATGTTAAGCTCTTCTCCATGTGCAGTAAACTCACATGCTTCTGCACTGCATTCTAATATTTAATCGTTTTAACTGACAAACTTTTGCGCAGTACATGgactttatttaaagatggacgatgcatctcAACTTCcttaaactaaacaaaactaAGCCAAAATATCGGGAGAAGGGATCAGGGGGTGGAGCTGCAGATACATCGACCAATCCTGAGTTAATATATCATCtctcaatcatgatgtttcaaccCATTTATATAGCATCAAATATAACATATAAAGATTCTAACAAACCTGTTTTAAATATCAGAAATCAGCTTTGAGAAAAACGTACTTGTGTTTGTCTTAACTTGGCCGAGGTTAACTcccagccagccaccagggggcaatcaataccccactggcttcactttttgtaAGCTGTCAACGTGGCAGCACCTGAATCCAGGATATTATAGCTACACTTCCGTACaacgggaggaagaggaggcgtgtcgtccatctttatttacagtgtgtggtGCAGTAGGTTTCATGGAGCTCTGTGGAATCCTGGCAGTAAATCTTAAAGTAGCGTTTCCTATCTCCTCCAAGcagaaaccacaaacacaccaaccCACTAACTTTGCCACTGGCCAAcatttcagtgtttctggtGAAGTTGATTCAGTGAGGCACACTAATGCACATGCAGGTTTAACTTCTTCAATCAAGTGTTTCCTTTTGTGCAACACACTGTAAAGAGCCTGCACCCGTCTCAGAGACTCAGACAACacaatgtttgtgtatgtgagctcacaaacacacaaacacacgtaaaaaacaaacccttttagaaaagaaagaataaccAGActttctaaatatattttcaattaaaataagTAACGTGTGCATGTCCAAAAACGCTCTTAATCAAAGCCACTCCCAAAAATAATGTGCAGAGTTCAGTATTTTCCTTTATCGACAGGAGGAAAATCCTTATTGTGTTAGATGAGTATTTACAATGAAGGTCTACTAACCTTAATTACCTTTACCACGGAGTTCATGTTTTCACCCATTGGTTGTCTACACAAAACTGAACCTATTTGCATCAAACCTGATGGAGTTCTGGGGCGTGGAAAGAATCTATAAAACCTTTGAGGGGATGTGGATTAAAGAATCaggatttaatttgtttgtgctTTCTCCAGCTCCATCTAACGACAAACAAGTCATTCAGATTCCCACTTGAACACAATGTGTGGTTCAGCTTGGCGCAGATATGATCTCCACCAAGTGAAATTCCAATTTAACTGTTTTTCTGAGCGAGCTCTACAACCACCTCTGGACATATTCAGCTTCAAgaaatcattgtttgtttttaaacaccACCGGCTGATCTGCTCTGTAGAAACAATGATTCAATTAAACACGTCCCGAagttcaaattcaaaatgaatgcatGAGTCGCCACAGTGGGAATCAATCCACGAGGCTGTCTTCAAAGTTTTTGGGAGTTTTTAGTTTCAAGAAGACGCACACAGACATAAATCTGCCAACACCTCAGTTCATTTCTCCACAGCGTTGCTCCATTACTCCTCCAACAGCgatcacagacaaaaaaatcacGTACACGCATGACCGGCGAAAATGTCACATCCCCCCCCCGCCCTAAGCTGCTGGATGACCACAGCTACTGTAAACTCTGCTCCGACCACTGAACCCCATCACTCCACCCGGAGGCGGGGAGGATCATTTCAGATTTTGTTAGATATGTCCTGGTGGGAGATAAAAGTGGAGGCAAATGGAAACAAGGAAGATTCTCGTAAATTTATGTTAGATTTatgcaaaagagagagagagagagagcgagagagagagagagagagagagagagacttttgTTCCCCGCGCCGCTGCTCCTGAGCGACTGTGTTCATTTTGAATGTCACTTCTTCTCCTGCATTTTCTGTATTTGGCTGCTCTCCCCTTCCAATCATCTCTTATCTGTGTGCACAGCAGCTGAGGGTTGGTCTCCCTGAATGAATGGGCTCAATAAAGCTGTCACGGCCCAGACTTGTTGACTCTGTACTGAGTCAGGTTACACGGATCCATCCTCTTTATTGGCTTCGGTTTGGCTAGAGATCCACTGCGTGatgttctgctcacacacacgaccgccattaaaacacaaagtcacTAAATGTGTGTTCACTTGTTTGTTGATTCCTTGTTTGTTTCCAGGCACCGTTCAGATATTTTGAGTGAGTCTATAAAACAAGACTGTATGGCTCTGTAATAAGGAAGTGTTTTCATATAGTGTAAAATATTGACTGATGACGTTAAAGACACAACTTTATGATTTCAATTTGTTGGTTAAATCATATAAAATGCTGTTTTTCCATCAATACAACTTTTCTGTACTGTGGAACTTTCAGTGGCTCagttaaatactttatatataaatttaaaaaCCCGCAGCAGAGTAGAGGTCACATTCAGCATCGGATCAACTTTTAGGTTTTTCTCATGAATTTTTAAATGAGCCGATCGGTGATAAAGAGGGAACCGTCGCCGGGTCCCTGGAAGGACAAACGGGCTGTCAGCTTCTGGGACAGGTGCTCACCGAAAAAAATCTGTGAGTGACAGCCGAGCGAGTGGAGGCACAGACGAGCAGGTTCCTCTACCGGATGAACTTTCCACGGCTCCATCCTCAGAGACTCATCTGTGCCCAGGACTGGCAGATATCGTAGAATGAGGGAGGATGTATGGATTGTGGAGGAAAATGAGTTTTCACCCCGACTGCACAGTGGAGGTATTTGCAGGTGTGGCgaatttgtaaatgtgtgatTGTCCTCAGTCATTCCTCAGTTTGAGATCCGTGTTTCCAGTTCAAACTGGGACTCTAACAGTTGTATTCTCACTGGTAATCCACTAAACAAGAATGCCGGTGGTTCAAACCCCGGCTCCTGCAGTCTgatgaatggtgtgtgatagaaaaagtgtATAGAGGCGctctatgaatgtgtttgtgtgaataccTGAATGTGACCTGTTTTTAAATAGCACTTTGAGTAGTTGAGGCTGGAATAGCACTTTTTAGATACAGTCCGTCCGTGGCCAATTTAACTAATAACCAAAATGTGGAACTATTTCTTTTTACAGAGTCAACAGTGCAAAGTGATTTTTAGTCGCCAATGAAACCAGAAAAGTCGTCTTCTACATTTGAAAGAATAAGAATGTGTTCGCTCAATATGACACATGCTTTTGGAGGAAGTGTCACAGAGAGAATCTGATTATTTCGGCTTTGGGTTATTTGTGGAGCATAGCACCCTGGGAACATGGACACGCTCCCCCCGTTGCatcagctcctgctgctggttgAGTGGCACAGATTCCCTGTCAGCCTCCTCTGCATTCAGATGGATTGAAACCCAACTCTGGACGTCTGCTTCTAAAAGACATCACTCAGCGACTATCGTGGATTCCTGTGTCGTTGTCTATTAGACCTTTTTGTAATCAGCCCGTGTGAAGTTGTGGATGTTGTGTGTCCCTCGTCCCTTCAGCTGGTTTTACTCATTTTTAttagtttaaaatgaaatgaactaGAGATTCACGACAGAGATATTCATTTCTCCAGGCCAGTGATTCAATTATGTTCCGTGAACGAGGCTTGACTGACCTTTTAATGGGGAATGAGATCAAAGTTCAGTTTCCACACAGGTCTCACAGTGTCGGGGGCGTCTCCGATAGAGTCAGGAAACAACACAATGTGTAAATACTGCTCTACAATCTGAAAAACAGGATCCACTTTGAATGAGAACATATCGGAACGGGCATATTtcaatatgtgtgtttataattcATGTAGATGATTAGTGAGACCTCAAACTGTGGCtgattttacaataaaaatatttaGAAGTTACGATAGAATGATAAAAgatacatttcatttcatggtgCCATTCTAGAAACACCCAAGGACACTTTACGATGCATAATAAACAAACttgtaaataattaaagtaaaaccaAACGTTAGATCAGAAACAATCTCAGGGCCAATCAGCTAGAGTCTGATGAAGAGAATTCGGCTCTGAGGGAATCGGTGCAGATAACAAgatgtcttctctctgttctctgtttaCAATCTGAttagtttcttttatcacataAGTTGAACGTTTCGTAGGTGTTGACATCCAGACGACATCAACAGCTCTCTGAACTCGagagcagataaataaaaacgcCAGTAGACGCATTTCAGTCAATGTATTCCGCCTGATTCTCTAAAGATTCACATTGCATAATATGTTTATCAAGATCATAAAAATGTGACACaagaagtaaaagtaaaaccaAGGTTGAAGTAAGGTTAAGAGGCAGAGACGGATTTGAACAGACCAATAGAGTCCAGCTGTGCGGAGCAGCTGAAGACTCTGCCGCCCGTAGAGCAGCCGTGGAAGACGGAAGGGATTGAGATGGGCCCACAGGTATTCGGGGGGGGGCAGgttagttgtgtttgtgttgcaccaGTAGCCAGTGATGTGGTCCTTGGAGTTGTGGAGGGTTTGCCTTCGATGCAGGAGATTGATTGAATGGAATTCTTTTGTCATCGGTTGACCACGCCCCTCCTCACTCAGAAGTTTTGAGATTCTCCAGAGCGACGTCTTGacggctgctctctctctttctctgtgacCGACAGGTGAAgcggaaaaaacacaaactttgacTGACACTTTTCATAATTATAATCTATAGTCCTGGAACAGCGGTTGACAGTGAGCCGTGTTGATGCATCTCCCTCAATCATCTTCTGCTGTTCGC is a window encoding:
- the LOC133967883 gene encoding noelin-3-like produces the protein MWSLSVVLNPLLFLLLFGYCPSVTIRPKEGWQVYSSAQDADGRCVCTVVAPEQNLCSRDAKGRQLRQLLEKVQNMSQSIEVLNLRTQRDFQYIMRMESQIKGLRSKFRQIESDRKTLVNRNFQELKGKMEALQPLIPVLEQYKTDTKLISLFKEEIRNLSAVLMGIQEEMGAYDYDELQKRVLNLENRLRNCMNKLTCGKLMKITGPLTVKTSGTRFGAWMTDPQASPKNNRVWYMDSYTNNKIVKEFKSLDDFVAGVESRTYNLPFKWAGTNHVVYNGSLYYNKMQSNIVVRYSFETGRVVTQRALESAGFHNVYPYTWGGFSDIDLMADELGLWAVYATNQNAGNIVVSQLNPDTLQILNTWNTEYSKRNAGESFMICGTLYITNSHLTGAKVYYAYSTKTSTYEYTDIPFHNQYFHMSMLDYNARDRTLYGWNNGHQVLFNVTLFHIIKTEDDS